The DNA window TGCTGACACTATACTGTAGATTGTCAACCTATTCTAAGTAGTCTGCATTCTATCACTAAATCTCCTTTGATTGCTGCTTCTGGCGATGCTTTTCCTctatttcttaaaggcatgaGATAAATGATTAATGATTCTTTACGAGTTTTGGTTGGGAACGTCAGAGAGAGGAGTAACCTTAAAATCACCACATGTCATCTTCCATGAGGAAATTTACGTAAGAAGTATTATTTGAGGTATTTGTTACTGCCGGTTGTTCGTTTGAAACAAAATACTCGGTGCACAGATGGTTCCAGTGCCCTTAGTCTGGAAACTCTTTTCTCTGAAGGGTAAACCTCGAACTGGACGTCCATCCACCCTCGATGAAGATCCGTCTAGAAGTATCGAAAAGAATTCTCAACAGAAAACCTGATGTTTGGTTGAGGAATTCGAATGAAAGTACACAACTATGCAGAACCATCTTCCTTTGCTTGGATTCATGTGGAGACACGGGGTTTATGTTCCTTGCGTTGTTACCGTTTCTCAGCTGCGGATGAAATCTGCAGCATTCTTCTAATTTCCAACTGGATTCGGCTGGCTGAACTGTCTGGTAACTGGAGATGAGAAGTGGCTGCTCTACAACAGCTACTAACGCAAATGCCAGTGGCTTAATCCGTGAGAACACTGAAGTCCCAACGTTTCAACGGAGTCCAAGATGATCATGTTCTGTTACTGGTAAAATATCAAAGGAGACTGTCCTTGGTGGTCCTTCTGTCACATTGTTGTTCCATCAATGCTAAGAAGTAGTGCAAATAGCTAACCAGGGCGACCGCAAACCTTAGAGGAATACAGGAGAAACTGTTCTCATTGCATGACAACGTGCGCCCACATGCTGAGAAGTTAACTCAGATGAAGCTGCGAAGTCTCGACTGGACCATCTTCTCCGTTTGGATCATACGGCCTGGACATTGACTAGCATTGCTCCCAATCTCTGTCACTTTAAATTTACAAGCTGCCTGGACTTCGGTAGCATGTCGTTGACGTTGATGAAGGATACGTCAGCGAATGAAAACCAAGCTCAtgagaataaataattttcaaataaaatattacaaagtGTAACAGAAATTACTTGGCAACCTAATACCTGACAGGATAAATAGATGCGAAAGTAGCTGCTATCGAGAGCACTGTCTACTGTTCGAAGATGTTACGACCCGATAACGCGTCtgcatttctagaaattttggGCTACACTTTGCTTCAAGAGGTTCATCTAAGTAGGCCACTAGTGGTGATGGTAGGTTTAGAAAATGAGAGCTGGTtcttgaagctttttttttctgaaagcttCGCATTAATCCTAAGCGTCTTTTTAGGTGGCGACGAGGTAAGCGACTACTTTTCAATGTTAGAAACTTTTTAATGCCCCTGGCGCTCCTATCTCATACTGCTGGGCTCTATTATCATATGTTTCTACCTTCTCGCAGATGCGCTCCCATTTTACACCGCCAGACTCTCTTCATTACATTCTAACTTTGGCACACTGCTTGGACGTCTGTGAACGAGTCCTGTTCCTTCTGGTGTTGGTTTCTGGAATGACAACAACTTGGACACAGCATTACTCGCCTCATGGTATTTTAGTGATTTTTGGCGCTGAAGTACCAATTTGACTGGTGGGATCTGCCTCCGAACAAAACCACCAACCTGGAGACGAACGCGTTGCTGAAAGTATTTATTTCACtgacacacaaacacacaaagaCTAAGTCCTTAGAGTATAGTTTCTGTAGAGCTGCAAAAACGAGGTGGTATAGAACCTGTGGAATAGCTGGACAAAGTTGATGTTATTGCTTCAGTTCTtggaaaaaagatcaaatcaCGAAAATCTTCAATGTACTGTCCATTCTAACTTTGCTATGCGCTACCTTTAATAACGACCTCCATGATGTAGTTTTGTGCTTATTTGTAGCTTACTTCATTTTCTGCTTGCGTTTTTTCACTGCTGTAAGTACAGTGAAAAAACGCaagcagaaaatgaagatCGTCATTCTAGTTATTTTCCGTTTAAGCATCGTAGATGACTGCTGCAGCCCGTCCTTTTCTGGCTATGCCATACCAGGACTCTTCCGGAGACAGAAAACTTTCTCTATTGCTGCGCCATGTATTAacttttaaaacccatggtaGCACTTTGGACCATTACGTTTGTAGGACGATGTGGCGCTCCCAGATAGAAAAGCGGAGCTTATTTGCTGGAAGCGACTTCTCTCTTGCACTTCGCCGTTGATTGCATGCTTTTGACCGGACAGACGTGCGGGATAAGAGGGTGTTGTGCGTCAATTCTGACACAGCAAAAACCGTGAGTTCACCCGCGTCTCAGGGCAAGCACGAGGTTTCTTTTAGTGGTTGCGAGTAACCGACTGTGATTTCTCCTACGAGGGAGAATGATACTTCTCATATATACTCCTTGCTGGGACGGACGTAGTTGGCAACGTAGTTAGCagattcgaatccgccctaccAAAGCTTTCACCCCTCCTGCGTAGCCTGTATCATAAatgctcccgttgttcatcgatttgcttgagagggcaccagtaatacttccatttctCCCGATCGCGCGCAAGTGTTGTCCAGCGGCATCTCTTCTTGCGAGGGACTCAAAAAGCgtcgtacttttctttgaaggactttgtgaagaagtctgaccatcggtCTTCCTGTGATGCGTTTGATGTCGCATGGTATCCAGTCGCctacggctctggtccaacgattgtcgttgaaacgcatcacgtccCGACGCACCTAATTTTGCTctccttggcatatgcggcagtgtctttgatcttcgatcggtgacgtaggagtgaacttcgaacCGTTCCTTCACTTGCGTAAAACgggttactcctagcatcaccatTTCAATTtcgcgttctatgacgctgatcgcactttcctcctgcttgcaaaacgcccacgtttctgaagcgtaggtcaaaacaggaagaacagTGGTGTTgcagaggtgagcacggagtcgGGTGTTCCTGATCCTCTTTTCTCGACGCTCTTGAATGCTCGTTTTATTCTGCCCaactcggaggtcaggtcgttcatgattttgatttcccaacctagatatacatagctggagcattcagATCCATTCGGATTGAtcgttcgttccgttgagcgtgaatggggcagcAGAAGcccatccgttcctcataaacatcgtctgtctagattcagctgaagaccgatctttctacacgtttcatcaaattcgggcAGCATCTGTTTcgcctgattgatgcttgatgttataaGAGCTGtatcatcagcgaaacgaaaatGGTTTAAATGCCGGCCGTCAACTGTCACTTCCATGTCATCCCATTCTAATCCTCGCATTCGTTCTCGAGAGTgacactgaatattttgggtgaaattgtttCACCCTGACAAAActctctcttcacgtcgataaTTACATCATTGTAAAATGGGGAGATTTTGGTAgtgaagttgctatacaactcacCTTTGGGTGAAtacctttatatactgagtaggaagtacctttatatactgagtacagacgccttggttgtccaaggcttccatgaccgcaaactctcaactgtatcaaacgctttaagtcgatgaaagtgagacacagcggcatcttgtactctcgcgatacttctatgagttttgaaaccgagtgtatgtggtcaattgtactgaacccttttcgaaaccccgctttggctgtccttcatctaatgtttttttttatcctgttTAGGATAACTCTTGTGAAGAGTGAAGAGTAGGTGACAGACAGTAAgtagattgggcgatagttgccgatgtcatttgGAACTCTCTTCTTATATAACAACACCGTCTTGCTGGTCTTTACTGTTTAGGagccttgcattccgacagataacaaGCTCCGccagtgtgttgatgaggactggcggtaggtacttcagatgttcaggcttGATTTTGTCGAGACTGGGAGAAGTGCGATTCTTTACCGACATGCTGGCTtgtcggacttcggaagggAGAACCTTTGGAGCAGTCACTGTCGTTTTACAATTGGCGAAGTTCCGACGGGCGTAACGAATGCTCTATTCCgcttctgcagcttcagccaacacttctgctcttctctctttaaagtcttcctttatcgcctctctgcaaagtctTGCGAGGTAGGatgtgagttcttggttgcctaCAGCTCGTGCAGTTCACCGCTGACATATCTGCTCTAGAGTTTTCGGAGACAGGCGTCTTTtagtggttttaaaactcttcacttttctcgtacagtcgtgaagatgttgTACAAGCCGTTCGTAGCGAAGAGaccccagttgatgatagttctgggaattctctctgaacttggcggctttctctgctctccttctggaggaaaatcttcctcggaggaagcgatggtccgatcccgtataaaaccgttaggcaaaaccttttactgatggtcaatttcattatgatacccTCCATGACCtccatgactcctgcaaccctgtctttcctggcgctaccatACCAGTCTTTATttcggaatcaggagactcttttctattactgtattttgcataaaaatttaaaatccatGGGCAGATAGCAAgtctctagtcccatgagttttgggTGAACGTTGCGCTCTCCCGAAGTGGacaggtggagcttatttgttggaggcgaacCTTTTCCCTtacacctcccagtcacttgaatGCGGGCTTTCGGTTGGACCGACGTGTGGGATACGGTGTTATTATGAAACGATCCTGGCACGGTAGAAGCaaggagtccatcccctgaatccacctgagTCTCAGGGCAGGTACaaagtcgcttttggtccgcaaTTTTTGATTATAAAACGTTGTGGAGCCCATCTTCGATTTTTGAAAGCAGCCAGGTCCTCCCGATGATTGAATCATTTTCCTCACTTTTATTAGAATAatgtctttatttttcagcCATGCTCTGGACACAACCTGTGAGTCCGTAATTCAACAAcctgggttttttttgcttcgttcCATCCTTGACCATGTAACATTGTCAGCCCTAACTGTTTTGATGCAACTAAGTTATTTTATAAGAGTTGAGAAAAAGCAGCAATAAGAATTTTTGCTGAGAATTGCCTCCATGAAAGAAGTATGTATTAGAATTAGACTCAAAATGTGTTTTGCATAGTTTAAAAGGCAACCttaaattctttgaaaactgTACTTTCTCGTCGTCTAGATGGCAACACCTGCTGTTGAGTTTCGTGAGTTTTGAGTTTTCCACGCAAATGGTACCCACATAGGGTAGCGGATATCGGTGACTGCGCGGACCAAATATGATAATCTG is part of the Necator americanus strain Aroian chromosome V, whole genome shotgun sequence genome and encodes:
- a CDS encoding hypothetical protein (NECATOR_CHRV.G19190.T1), with the protein product MLQLCISRLGNQNHERPDLRVGQNKTSIQERREKRIRNTRLRAHLCNTTVLPVLTYASETWAFCKQEESAISVIEREIEMVMLGVTRFTQVKERFEVHSYVTDRRSKTLPHMPRRAKLGASGRDAFQRQSLDQSRRRLDTMRHQTHHRKTDGQTSSQSPSKKSTTLFESLARRDAAGQHLRAIGRNGSITGALSSKSMNNGSIYDTGYAGGVKALVGRIRIC